The Longimicrobiaceae bacterium region GCCGCTGCGCGGCCCGCCGGGGACCGAGGTCCGGGTGAGCGCCCGCAACTTCCCGGCGGACGCCGTGCTGGACGTGGCGTTCGGAGCGGCGCGCTCGGAGCACGAGGTGGTCGCCCGCACGCGGACCAGCGGGGACGGGAGCACCGCGGCCGTGGTGCGCGTCCCGGAGCACGCGCAGCCGGGCCGCCCCTACGTCTTCGTGGTGGCGTACCCGCCTACGCTGGTCCGGGTCACCTCGGACACCTTCCACGTCACCCCCACGCAGCAGGGAGGAGCCATGGCGGAGGACACCGCGGGCACGGTCCGCGTGACCGGCCGGCTGACGGACGAGGGCGTGGAGTGCCCCGCCCTTCGCGGCGACGACGGGCAGCTCTACACGCTGGCCGGCGAGACGGGCGGCTTCCGTCCCGGCGACCGCGTCACCGTGACGGGGAGGGTGGCGGAGATGTCATTCTGCATGCAGGGGACGACGATCTCGGTTCGGACCGTCGAGAGGGCGGGGGAGCCGGGATAGGGCGGGCCGGCTACACGGCACCGGCCTTCCCCTCGGCGCCGTGCGCCATCAGCGCGGCGAAGTCCGCATGGACGCCCACCGTCTCCCGGTCCTCCACCTGCCGCAGCATGTAGCAGAAGGTCTCGCTCTGGGTGGGATACCGCACCCGGTACGCCCGCCGCCAGATCCCGTACACCAGGCGCATCACCTCGTCCGGGGGGAGCTCGCGCCGCGGGTCGCCGGACGGCTGCCGGTAGAGCACGTAGCGCCCCTCGGAGCGCAGGGACATCCAGGGGTGGAAGTAGCTGAGGTCGAAGGGGATCGCCCTGCCGCTGCGCACCAGCGTCCGCAGCCAGGGGCTGTTGCTCCGCACCTCGCCCACCGTCCAGGCCAGCTCCTCCCCGCGGGCGCGCAGCGCCTCCCCCCGGAAGGCCTCGATCAGGAACTCGCGCAGCTTCCGCCCCAGCCGCCGCCGCCGCTGGTCGGCGCGGACGGCCAGGTAGGTGACGAACCCGGCGTTGACCGCCTCCAGGTAGATCCCCGCCGCCGCGGCCACCGGCGCGCCCGTGGGATCGAGGAGGGCCAGCAGGTGGTAGCGCCCCCCCGCCGGGAGGCCGAGCCGCGTCTCCTCCAGCTCCGAGAGCAGGTCGCCCAGCGGCTGCACGTCGCCGATGGCCTCCTGGATCAGCGCGAGGGTCTCGCGGGCCAGCTCGGAGCGCTCGTCGCTCACCTCCACCGCGCGCAGGTCAGCCGGCAGCGCCATCCGCCTCCTTCCCCGCCGCTTCCCGGATGGCGTCCAGGTCGAGCTTGAAGATGCGCGCCGAGTTCTCCCAGAGGATCTTGGAGACGTCCTCCTCGCGCAGGTCGAGCTGGCGGACGAAGCGGATGTAGCTCCCCAGGTCGCAGATGGGCCAGTCGGTGCCGAAGAGCAGCTTCTTGGGGTCGCCCGCGAAGGCCAGCACCTCGTTGACCTGCGAGAGCATGTAGCGCTCGAAGCGCTCCTCGAAGTGCCCCAGCGTGAAGCCGGAGATGTCGCCCACCACGTTGTCGTTCTTGTAGATCACCTCCATGGCGTCGGTCACCCAGGGGTTCCCCAGGTGGCAGATCACGAAGGTGACCTCGCGGAAGTCCACCGCCACCTCGTCCACCTCCAGCGGGTGCGCGTACTTGACCTTCCCCTTGGGGTCGAAGGTGTCGCCGGTGTGGATCATCACCGGGACCTCGAACTCGCCCGCCAGC contains the following coding sequences:
- a CDS encoding DUF5818 domain-containing protein, producing PLRGPPGTEVRVSARNFPADAVLDVAFGAARSEHEVVARTRTSGDGSTAAVVRVPEHAQPGRPYVFVVAYPPTLVRVTSDTFHVTPTQQGGAMAEDTAGTVRVTGRLTDEGVECPALRGDDGQLYTLAGETGGFRPGDRVTVTGRVAEMSFCMQGTTISVRTVERAGEPG
- a CDS encoding GNAT family N-acetyltransferase, with protein sequence MALPADLRAVEVSDERSELARETLALIQEAIGDVQPLGDLLSELEETRLGLPAGGRYHLLALLDPTGAPVAAAAGIYLEAVNAGFVTYLAVRADQRRRRLGRKLREFLIEAFRGEALRARGEELAWTVGEVRSNSPWLRTLVRSGRAIPFDLSYFHPWMSLRSEGRYVLYRQPSGDPRRELPPDEVMRLVYGIWRRAYRVRYPTQSETFCYMLRQVEDRETVGVHADFAALMAHGAEGKAGAV
- a CDS encoding amidohydrolase family protein, with translation MIIDCHTHLNGYDESSPTTLEERYRALRAEMDQHGVDYALVLTSYKVTEHRPSVDEVLTVVGDDPRIGVVAGVSYYDYRSSDLANLRILLRTGRIKGLKLYPGYEAFYVHDARMRVVYELAGEFEVPVMIHTGDTFDPKGKVKYAHPLEVDEVAVDFREVTFVICHLGNPWVTDAMEVIYKNDNVVGDISGFTLGHFEERFERYMLSQVNEVLAFAGDPKKLLFGTDWPICDLGSYIRFVRQLDLREEDVSKILWENSARIFKLDLDAIREAAGKEADGAAG